CGCGCAGATCGCCGGTCTCGGCTGCGGCGGCCTACTGGTCCAATTCGTTGGCGCCGCCAACGCACTCCTGATCGACGCGGCCAGTTTCCTGGTCGCACTCGCCTGCCTCGCCGCGATCCACTTCCGCGAACGCCGAACCAGCACCCCACGAACACCCGGCGCGATCCGCGAAGGCATCCGCCTCGTCGTACACGACGTCTGGCTGCGTACGCTGACAGTCTTCGGCGCGGTCTCCAACCTTGCCCTGATGGGATACCAGGCGATCGTCGTCGTGTTCCTGGTCCGCGAAGCGGGCCTGACCGCCGGCACGGTCGGCACCCTGATCGCGGCGGCCTCCAGCGGCGGAGTCGTCGGCGCGTTCGTCGCCCGCCGCACCCTGCGGTTCGGCACGGCGCGAGCGCTGCTCTTCTGCGAACTCGGCCTGCCGACGCTGGCGTTGCTGATCCCGCTGGGCGGTGTGAGTCCGGTGTTCTATCTGATCGGCGCGTTCGGAGTGAGCCTTGGCGTCGTCGGCGGCAACGTCGTGAAGGTCACGTTCATCCAGTCGTACTGCCCGCCCGAACTCCTCGGCCGGCTCAGCGCGACCACGTCGTTCGTCAACTACGGCACGATCCCGCTCGGCGCACTGCTCGGCGGCACACTCGGTCAGACGCTCGGCCTCACGCCGGCACTGTGGATCACGACAGCCGGCGTACCGCTCGCCGCTCTCGTCCTGCTCGCGTCACCGATCCGCCGGCACCGCGATCTTCCAACTCACCCACGATCCTCCAACTCACCAAGGGATCGCGGCACCCGGTAGTACGGCCGACTCCAGGCGGATGCGTACCGCCTCGCGCGCGAACACGTACGTCGACTCGTCGTTGTGGAGGATCGACGACAGGTTCGCGGCCTCGTAGTACGCGTTCAGGTCGAACGCGAGTTGCTTCGGATCGCCGGCCAGCTCGCCCTGTTCGATCGCCGCGGCGATGGTGGTTTCGATCAGGCCCATCCACTCCAGGTGTACGGCCGCGAGCATCTCCTGTACGGCGCCGGTGCGCGCGGAGTACTCGTGCGAGACCTTCTGGAAGAAACAGCCGCCCGGGAAGACGCGACGCTGCGAGTAGTCCAGCCAGTACTGGCCGAGCGCCCACACCCGCCCGAGACCAGGCTCGACCTCGAACG
The genomic region above belongs to Kribbella solani and contains:
- a CDS encoding MFS transporter, with translation MNLLRAHRDFRLFWIGETINRFGSATSSVALPLVAISMLDATTFQVGLLTAAAWAPWLLIGLPTGAWIDRVRRRPVMLASCLASCLLFTIVPLAAAGRLLTIQLLLAIALLAGAASVVFQTAYTAYLPTLLAPPDHPEGNAKLHGSASAAQIAGLGCGGLLVQFVGAANALLIDAASFLVALACLAAIHFRERRTSTPRTPGAIREGIRLVVHDVWLRTLTVFGAVSNLALMGYQAIVVVFLVREAGLTAGTVGTLIAAASSGGVVGAFVARRTLRFGTARALLFCELGLPTLALLIPLGGVSPVFYLIGAFGVSLGVVGGNVVKVTFIQSYCPPELLGRLSATTSFVNYGTIPLGALLGGTLGQTLGLTPALWITTAGVPLAALVLLASPIRRHRDLPTHPRSSNSPRDRGTR
- a CDS encoding TetR/AcrR family transcriptional regulator, whose product is MEKVDGRLVRGDQTRRAVLRRAVDVASVDGLEGLSIGRLAAELGISKSGVFAHFGSKEELQLSTIRAARRIYADNVVIPAFEVEPGLGRVWALGQYWLDYSQRRVFPGGCFFQKVSHEYSARTGAVQEMLAAVHLEWMGLIETTIAAAIEQGELAGDPKQLAFDLNAYYEAANLSSILHNDESTYVFAREAVRIRLESAVLPGAAIPW